From Orcinus orca chromosome 3, mOrcOrc1.1, whole genome shotgun sequence, a single genomic window includes:
- the SLC44A2 gene encoding choline transporter-like protein 2 isoform X3, producing the protein MGGERQHYYGKHGTPQKYDPTFKGPIYNRGCTDVICCVFLLLAIVGYVAVGIIAWTHGDPRKVIYPTDSRGEFCGQKGTKNENKPFLFYFNIVKCASPLVLLEFQCPTPQICVEKCPDRYLTYLNAHRSQDFEYYKQFCVPGFQNNKGVAEVLRDGDCPAVLTPSKPLAQRCFPDIHSHKGVLMVGNETTYEDGHGFRKNITELVEGAKKANGVLEARQLAMRIFEDYTVSWYWIIIGLVIAMVLSLLFIVLLRFLAGIMVWVMIVMVILVLGYGIFHCYMEYARLRGEAGSDISLVDLGFQTDLRVYLHLRQTWMAFMIILSILEVIIILLLIFLRKRILIAIALIKEASRAVGYVMCSLLYPLVTFFLLCLCIAYWASTAIFLSTSNEAVYKIFNDTACSVAGKTCNPETFPSSNESRLCPGAHCQFAFYGGESTYHRALLGLQIFNAFMFFWLANFVLALGQVTLAGAFASYYWALNKPDDLPAFPLFSAFGRALRYHTGSLAFGSLILAIVQIIRVILEYLDQRLKAAENKFAKFLMTCLKCCFWCLEKFIRFLNRNAYIMIAIYGTNFCTSARNAFFLLMRNIIRVAVLDKVTDFLFLLGKLLIVGSVGILAFFFFTHRIRIVQDTAPPLNYYWVPILTVIVGSYLIAHGFFSVYGMCVDTLFLCFLEDLERNDGTAERPYFMSLTLKKLLNKTNKKPVES; encoded by the exons ATGGGGGGCGAGCGGCAGCATTACTACGGGAAGCACG GAACACCACAGAAGTATGACCCCACCTTCAAAGGACCCATTTACAACAG AGGCTGCACAGACGTCATTTGCTGTGTGTTCCTCCTCCTGGCCATTGTGGGCTATGTGGCTGTAGGCATCATAG CTTGGACTCACGGGGACCCTCGAAAAGTGATCTACCCCACTGATAGCCGAGGCGAGTTCTGCGGGCAGAAGGGCACGAAAAATGA gAACAAACCCTTCCTGTTTTATTTCAACATTGTGAAGTGTGCCAGCCCCCTGGTCCTGCTGGAATTCCAGTGTCCCACCCCCCAG ATCTGCGTGGAGAAATGTCCTGACCGTTACCTCACCTACCTGAACGCTCACAGATCCCAGGACTTTGAGTACTACAAGCAGTTCTGTGTGCCCGGCTTCCAGAACAACAAG GGTGTGGCTGAGGTCCTCCGAGATGGCGACTGCCCCGCCGTCCTCACCCCAAGCAAACCCC TGGCCCAGCGGTGCTTCCCAGACATCCACAGCCACAAGGGGGTCCTCATGGTGGGCAACGAGACAACCTATGAGGATGGGCATGGCTTTCGGAAAAACATCACGGAGCTGGTGGAAGGCGCCAA GAAGGCCAATGGAGTCCTGGAGGCCCGGCAGCTGGCCATGAGGATATTTGAAGATTATACAGTCTCCTGGTACTGGATTATCAT AGGCCTGGTCATCGCCATGGTATTGAGCCTCCTGTTCATCGTCCTGCTCCGCTTCTTGGCTGGCATTATGGTCTGGGTGATGATTGTCATGGTGATTTTGGTCCTAGGCTACG GAATATTTCATTGCTACATGGAGTACGCTCGACTGCGTGGCGAGGCCGGCTCTGACATCTCCCTGGTGGACCTTGGCTTCCAGACGGACCTCCGCGTGTACCTGCACTTGCGGCAGACCTGGATGGCCTTCA TGATCATTCTGAGCATCCTCGAGGTTATTATCATCTTACTGCTCATCTTTCTACGGAAGAGAATTCTCATCGCCATTGCACTCATTAAAGAAGCCAGCAG GGCTGTGGGATACGTGATGTGCTCCTTGCTGTACCCGCTGGTCACCTTCTTCCTGCTGTGCCTTTGCATCGCCTACTGGGCTAGCACCGCTAT CTTTCTGTCCACTTCCAACGAAGCTGTCTATAAGATCTTCAATGACACCGCTTGCTCAGTGGCTGGGAAAACGTGCAACCCTGAG ACCTTCCCCTCCTCCAATGAATCCCgcctgtgccctggagcccactgCCAGTTCGCCTTCTACGGTGGTGAGTCGACTTACCACCGGGCCCTGCTGGGCCTGCAGATCTTCAATGCTTTCATGTTCTTCTGGCTGGCCAACTTCGTGCTGGCGCTGGGCCAGGTCACGCTAGCTGGCGCCTTCGCCTCCTACTACTGGGCCCTGAACAAGCCGGATGACCTGCCTGCCTTCCCACTCTTCTCTGCCTTCGGCCGGGCGCTCAG GTATCACACAGGCTCTCTGGCCTTCGGCTCCCTCATTCTGGCCATCGTGCAGATCATCCGAGTGATACTCGAGTACTTGGATCAGCGCCTGAAAG CTGCGGAGAACAAGTTTGCAAAGTTCCTCATGACCTGTCTCAAATGCTGCTTCTGGTGCCTGGAGAAATTCATCAGATTCCTCAACAGGAATGCCTACATCATG aTTGCCATCTACGGCACCAACTTCTGCACCTCAGCCAGAAACGCCTTCTTCCTCCTCATGAGAAACATCATCAG GGTGGCTGTCCTGGACAAAGTTACCgacttcctcttcctgttgggcaaACTTCTGATCGTGGGTAGTGTGG GGATCCTGGCTTTCTTCTTCTTCACCCACCGAATCAGGATCGTGCAGGACACAGCACCACCCCTCAATTATTACTGGGTCCCTATACTG
- the SLC44A2 gene encoding choline transporter-like protein 2 isoform X6: MGGERQHYYGKHGTPQKYDPTFKGPIYNRGCTDVICCVFLLLAIVGYVAVGIIAWTHGDPRKVIYPTDSRGEFCGQKGTKNENKPFLFYFNIVKCASPLVLLEFQCPTPQICVEKCPDRYLTYLNAHRSQDFEYYKQFCVPGFQNNKGVAEVLRDGDCPAVLTPSKPLAQRCFPDIHSHKGVLMVGNETTYEDGHGFRKNITELVEGAKKANGVLEARQLAMRIFEDYTVSWYWIIIGLVIAMVLSLLFIVLLRFLAGIMVWVMIVMVILVLGYGIFHCYMEYARLRGEAGSDISLVDLGFQTDLRVYLHLRQTWMAFMIILSILEVIIILLLIFLRKRILIAIALIKEASRAVGYVMCSLLYPLVTFFLLCLCIAYWASTAIFLSTSNEAVYKIFNDTACSVAGKTCNPETFPSSNESRLCPGAHCQFAFYGGESTYHRALLGLQIFNAFMFFWLANFVLALGQVTLAGAFASYYWALNKPDDLPAFPLFSAFGRALRYHTGSLAFGSLILAIVQIIRVILEYLDQRLKAAENKFAKFLMTCLKCCFWCLEKFIRFLNRNAYIMIAIYGTNFCTSARNAFFLLMRNIIRVAVLDKVTDFLFLLGKLLIVGSVDGDCWLLPDCPRLLQRLRHVCGHTIPLFL, encoded by the exons ATGGGGGGCGAGCGGCAGCATTACTACGGGAAGCACG GAACACCACAGAAGTATGACCCCACCTTCAAAGGACCCATTTACAACAG AGGCTGCACAGACGTCATTTGCTGTGTGTTCCTCCTCCTGGCCATTGTGGGCTATGTGGCTGTAGGCATCATAG CTTGGACTCACGGGGACCCTCGAAAAGTGATCTACCCCACTGATAGCCGAGGCGAGTTCTGCGGGCAGAAGGGCACGAAAAATGA gAACAAACCCTTCCTGTTTTATTTCAACATTGTGAAGTGTGCCAGCCCCCTGGTCCTGCTGGAATTCCAGTGTCCCACCCCCCAG ATCTGCGTGGAGAAATGTCCTGACCGTTACCTCACCTACCTGAACGCTCACAGATCCCAGGACTTTGAGTACTACAAGCAGTTCTGTGTGCCCGGCTTCCAGAACAACAAG GGTGTGGCTGAGGTCCTCCGAGATGGCGACTGCCCCGCCGTCCTCACCCCAAGCAAACCCC TGGCCCAGCGGTGCTTCCCAGACATCCACAGCCACAAGGGGGTCCTCATGGTGGGCAACGAGACAACCTATGAGGATGGGCATGGCTTTCGGAAAAACATCACGGAGCTGGTGGAAGGCGCCAA GAAGGCCAATGGAGTCCTGGAGGCCCGGCAGCTGGCCATGAGGATATTTGAAGATTATACAGTCTCCTGGTACTGGATTATCAT AGGCCTGGTCATCGCCATGGTATTGAGCCTCCTGTTCATCGTCCTGCTCCGCTTCTTGGCTGGCATTATGGTCTGGGTGATGATTGTCATGGTGATTTTGGTCCTAGGCTACG GAATATTTCATTGCTACATGGAGTACGCTCGACTGCGTGGCGAGGCCGGCTCTGACATCTCCCTGGTGGACCTTGGCTTCCAGACGGACCTCCGCGTGTACCTGCACTTGCGGCAGACCTGGATGGCCTTCA TGATCATTCTGAGCATCCTCGAGGTTATTATCATCTTACTGCTCATCTTTCTACGGAAGAGAATTCTCATCGCCATTGCACTCATTAAAGAAGCCAGCAG GGCTGTGGGATACGTGATGTGCTCCTTGCTGTACCCGCTGGTCACCTTCTTCCTGCTGTGCCTTTGCATCGCCTACTGGGCTAGCACCGCTAT CTTTCTGTCCACTTCCAACGAAGCTGTCTATAAGATCTTCAATGACACCGCTTGCTCAGTGGCTGGGAAAACGTGCAACCCTGAG ACCTTCCCCTCCTCCAATGAATCCCgcctgtgccctggagcccactgCCAGTTCGCCTTCTACGGTGGTGAGTCGACTTACCACCGGGCCCTGCTGGGCCTGCAGATCTTCAATGCTTTCATGTTCTTCTGGCTGGCCAACTTCGTGCTGGCGCTGGGCCAGGTCACGCTAGCTGGCGCCTTCGCCTCCTACTACTGGGCCCTGAACAAGCCGGATGACCTGCCTGCCTTCCCACTCTTCTCTGCCTTCGGCCGGGCGCTCAG GTATCACACAGGCTCTCTGGCCTTCGGCTCCCTCATTCTGGCCATCGTGCAGATCATCCGAGTGATACTCGAGTACTTGGATCAGCGCCTGAAAG CTGCGGAGAACAAGTTTGCAAAGTTCCTCATGACCTGTCTCAAATGCTGCTTCTGGTGCCTGGAGAAATTCATCAGATTCCTCAACAGGAATGCCTACATCATG aTTGCCATCTACGGCACCAACTTCTGCACCTCAGCCAGAAACGCCTTCTTCCTCCTCATGAGAAACATCATCAG GGTGGCTGTCCTGGACAAAGTTACCgacttcctcttcctgttgggcaaACTTCTGATCGTGGGTAGTGTGG
- the SLC44A2 gene encoding choline transporter-like protein 2 isoform X5, whose translation MGGERQHYYGKHGTPQKYDPTFKGPIYNRGCTDVICCVFLLLAIVGYVAVGIIAWTHGDPRKVIYPTDSRGEFCGQKGTKNENKPFLFYFNIVKCASPLVLLEFQCPTPQICVEKCPDRYLTYLNAHRSQDFEYYKQFCVPGFQNNKGVAEVLRDGDCPAVLTPSKPLAQRCFPDIHSHKGVLMVGNETTYEDGHGFRKNITELVEGAKKANGVLEARQLAMRIFEDYTVSWYWIIIGLVIAMVLSLLFIVLLRFLAGIMVWVMIVMVILVLGYGIFHCYMEYARLRGEAGSDISLVDLGFQTDLRVYLHLRQTWMAFMIILSILEVIIILLLIFLRKRILIAIALIKEASRAVGYVMCSLLYPLVTFFLLCLCIAYWASTAIFLSTSNEAVYKIFNDTACSVAGKTCNPETFPSSNESRLCPGAHCQFAFYGGESTYHRALLGLQIFNAFMFFWLANFVLALGQVTLAGAFASYYWALNKPDDLPAFPLFSAFGRALRYHTGSLAFGSLILAIVQIIRVILEYLDQRLKAAENKFAKFLMTCLKCCFWCLEKFIRFLNRNAYIMIAIYGTNFCTSARNAFFLLMRNIIRVAVLDKVTDFLFLLGKLLIVGSVDGDCWLLPDCPRLLQRLRHVCGHTIPLFLGGPGEERWHR comes from the exons ATGGGGGGCGAGCGGCAGCATTACTACGGGAAGCACG GAACACCACAGAAGTATGACCCCACCTTCAAAGGACCCATTTACAACAG AGGCTGCACAGACGTCATTTGCTGTGTGTTCCTCCTCCTGGCCATTGTGGGCTATGTGGCTGTAGGCATCATAG CTTGGACTCACGGGGACCCTCGAAAAGTGATCTACCCCACTGATAGCCGAGGCGAGTTCTGCGGGCAGAAGGGCACGAAAAATGA gAACAAACCCTTCCTGTTTTATTTCAACATTGTGAAGTGTGCCAGCCCCCTGGTCCTGCTGGAATTCCAGTGTCCCACCCCCCAG ATCTGCGTGGAGAAATGTCCTGACCGTTACCTCACCTACCTGAACGCTCACAGATCCCAGGACTTTGAGTACTACAAGCAGTTCTGTGTGCCCGGCTTCCAGAACAACAAG GGTGTGGCTGAGGTCCTCCGAGATGGCGACTGCCCCGCCGTCCTCACCCCAAGCAAACCCC TGGCCCAGCGGTGCTTCCCAGACATCCACAGCCACAAGGGGGTCCTCATGGTGGGCAACGAGACAACCTATGAGGATGGGCATGGCTTTCGGAAAAACATCACGGAGCTGGTGGAAGGCGCCAA GAAGGCCAATGGAGTCCTGGAGGCCCGGCAGCTGGCCATGAGGATATTTGAAGATTATACAGTCTCCTGGTACTGGATTATCAT AGGCCTGGTCATCGCCATGGTATTGAGCCTCCTGTTCATCGTCCTGCTCCGCTTCTTGGCTGGCATTATGGTCTGGGTGATGATTGTCATGGTGATTTTGGTCCTAGGCTACG GAATATTTCATTGCTACATGGAGTACGCTCGACTGCGTGGCGAGGCCGGCTCTGACATCTCCCTGGTGGACCTTGGCTTCCAGACGGACCTCCGCGTGTACCTGCACTTGCGGCAGACCTGGATGGCCTTCA TGATCATTCTGAGCATCCTCGAGGTTATTATCATCTTACTGCTCATCTTTCTACGGAAGAGAATTCTCATCGCCATTGCACTCATTAAAGAAGCCAGCAG GGCTGTGGGATACGTGATGTGCTCCTTGCTGTACCCGCTGGTCACCTTCTTCCTGCTGTGCCTTTGCATCGCCTACTGGGCTAGCACCGCTAT CTTTCTGTCCACTTCCAACGAAGCTGTCTATAAGATCTTCAATGACACCGCTTGCTCAGTGGCTGGGAAAACGTGCAACCCTGAG ACCTTCCCCTCCTCCAATGAATCCCgcctgtgccctggagcccactgCCAGTTCGCCTTCTACGGTGGTGAGTCGACTTACCACCGGGCCCTGCTGGGCCTGCAGATCTTCAATGCTTTCATGTTCTTCTGGCTGGCCAACTTCGTGCTGGCGCTGGGCCAGGTCACGCTAGCTGGCGCCTTCGCCTCCTACTACTGGGCCCTGAACAAGCCGGATGACCTGCCTGCCTTCCCACTCTTCTCTGCCTTCGGCCGGGCGCTCAG GTATCACACAGGCTCTCTGGCCTTCGGCTCCCTCATTCTGGCCATCGTGCAGATCATCCGAGTGATACTCGAGTACTTGGATCAGCGCCTGAAAG CTGCGGAGAACAAGTTTGCAAAGTTCCTCATGACCTGTCTCAAATGCTGCTTCTGGTGCCTGGAGAAATTCATCAGATTCCTCAACAGGAATGCCTACATCATG aTTGCCATCTACGGCACCAACTTCTGCACCTCAGCCAGAAACGCCTTCTTCCTCCTCATGAGAAACATCATCAG GGTGGCTGTCCTGGACAAAGTTACCgacttcctcttcctgttgggcaaACTTCTGATCGTGGGTAGTGTGG
- the SLC44A2 gene encoding choline transporter-like protein 2 isoform X1 has translation MGGERQHYYGKHGTPQKYDPTFKGPIYNRGCTDVICCVFLLLAIVGYVAVGIIAWTHGDPRKVIYPTDSRGEFCGQKGTKNENKPFLFYFNIVKCASPLVLLEFQCPTPQICVEKCPDRYLTYLNAHRSQDFEYYKQFCVPGFQNNKGVAEVLRDGDCPAVLTPSKPLAQRCFPDIHSHKGVLMVGNETTYEDGHGFRKNITELVEGAKKANGVLEARQLAMRIFEDYTVSWYWIIIGLVIAMVLSLLFIVLLRFLAGIMVWVMIVMVILVLGYGIFHCYMEYARLRGEAGSDISLVDLGFQTDLRVYLHLRQTWMAFMIILSILEVIIILLLIFLRKRILIAIALIKEASRAVGYVMCSLLYPLVTFFLLCLCIAYWASTAIFLSTSNEAVYKIFNDTACSVAGKTCNPETFPSSNESRLCPGAHCQFAFYGGESTYHRALLGLQIFNAFMFFWLANFVLALGQVTLAGAFASYYWALNKPDDLPAFPLFSAFGRALRYHTGSLAFGSLILAIVQIIRVILEYLDQRLKAAENKFAKFLMTCLKCCFWCLEKFIRFLNRNAYIMIAIYGTNFCTSARNAFFLLMRNIIRVAVLDKVTDFLFLLGKLLIVGSVGILAFFFFTHRIRIVQDTAPPLNYYWVPILTVIVGSYLIAHGFFSVYGMCVDTLFLCFCEDLERNDGSQERPYFMSPQLRDILLKESAEEEGKRGEVEE, from the exons ATGGGGGGCGAGCGGCAGCATTACTACGGGAAGCACG GAACACCACAGAAGTATGACCCCACCTTCAAAGGACCCATTTACAACAG AGGCTGCACAGACGTCATTTGCTGTGTGTTCCTCCTCCTGGCCATTGTGGGCTATGTGGCTGTAGGCATCATAG CTTGGACTCACGGGGACCCTCGAAAAGTGATCTACCCCACTGATAGCCGAGGCGAGTTCTGCGGGCAGAAGGGCACGAAAAATGA gAACAAACCCTTCCTGTTTTATTTCAACATTGTGAAGTGTGCCAGCCCCCTGGTCCTGCTGGAATTCCAGTGTCCCACCCCCCAG ATCTGCGTGGAGAAATGTCCTGACCGTTACCTCACCTACCTGAACGCTCACAGATCCCAGGACTTTGAGTACTACAAGCAGTTCTGTGTGCCCGGCTTCCAGAACAACAAG GGTGTGGCTGAGGTCCTCCGAGATGGCGACTGCCCCGCCGTCCTCACCCCAAGCAAACCCC TGGCCCAGCGGTGCTTCCCAGACATCCACAGCCACAAGGGGGTCCTCATGGTGGGCAACGAGACAACCTATGAGGATGGGCATGGCTTTCGGAAAAACATCACGGAGCTGGTGGAAGGCGCCAA GAAGGCCAATGGAGTCCTGGAGGCCCGGCAGCTGGCCATGAGGATATTTGAAGATTATACAGTCTCCTGGTACTGGATTATCAT AGGCCTGGTCATCGCCATGGTATTGAGCCTCCTGTTCATCGTCCTGCTCCGCTTCTTGGCTGGCATTATGGTCTGGGTGATGATTGTCATGGTGATTTTGGTCCTAGGCTACG GAATATTTCATTGCTACATGGAGTACGCTCGACTGCGTGGCGAGGCCGGCTCTGACATCTCCCTGGTGGACCTTGGCTTCCAGACGGACCTCCGCGTGTACCTGCACTTGCGGCAGACCTGGATGGCCTTCA TGATCATTCTGAGCATCCTCGAGGTTATTATCATCTTACTGCTCATCTTTCTACGGAAGAGAATTCTCATCGCCATTGCACTCATTAAAGAAGCCAGCAG GGCTGTGGGATACGTGATGTGCTCCTTGCTGTACCCGCTGGTCACCTTCTTCCTGCTGTGCCTTTGCATCGCCTACTGGGCTAGCACCGCTAT CTTTCTGTCCACTTCCAACGAAGCTGTCTATAAGATCTTCAATGACACCGCTTGCTCAGTGGCTGGGAAAACGTGCAACCCTGAG ACCTTCCCCTCCTCCAATGAATCCCgcctgtgccctggagcccactgCCAGTTCGCCTTCTACGGTGGTGAGTCGACTTACCACCGGGCCCTGCTGGGCCTGCAGATCTTCAATGCTTTCATGTTCTTCTGGCTGGCCAACTTCGTGCTGGCGCTGGGCCAGGTCACGCTAGCTGGCGCCTTCGCCTCCTACTACTGGGCCCTGAACAAGCCGGATGACCTGCCTGCCTTCCCACTCTTCTCTGCCTTCGGCCGGGCGCTCAG GTATCACACAGGCTCTCTGGCCTTCGGCTCCCTCATTCTGGCCATCGTGCAGATCATCCGAGTGATACTCGAGTACTTGGATCAGCGCCTGAAAG CTGCGGAGAACAAGTTTGCAAAGTTCCTCATGACCTGTCTCAAATGCTGCTTCTGGTGCCTGGAGAAATTCATCAGATTCCTCAACAGGAATGCCTACATCATG aTTGCCATCTACGGCACCAACTTCTGCACCTCAGCCAGAAACGCCTTCTTCCTCCTCATGAGAAACATCATCAG GGTGGCTGTCCTGGACAAAGTTACCgacttcctcttcctgttgggcaaACTTCTGATCGTGGGTAGTGTGG GGATCCTGGCTTTCTTCTTCTTCACCCACCGAATCAGGATCGTGCAGGACACAGCACCACCCCTCAATTATTACTGGGTCCCTATACTG